One genomic region from Nocardioides plantarum encodes:
- a CDS encoding DUF2277 domain-containing protein, with the protein MCRNIRPLNNFAPPASDDEVHAAALQYVRKVAGTTKPSAANQATFDRAVHEIAHLTRHLVDDLVTTAPPKDRAVEAEKARAKARLRYGA; encoded by the coding sequence ATGTGCCGCAACATCCGCCCGCTCAACAACTTCGCGCCGCCGGCCTCCGACGACGAGGTCCACGCCGCCGCCCTGCAGTACGTCCGCAAGGTCGCCGGCACCACCAAGCCGTCGGCCGCCAACCAGGCGACCTTCGACCGGGCGGTCCACGAGATCGCCCACCTCACCCGCCACCTGGTCGACGACCTGGTCACCACCGCCCCACCCAAGGACCGCGCGGTCGAGGCCGAGAAGGCCCGCGCCAAGGCGCGCCTGCGGTACGGCGCGTGA
- a CDS encoding NAD-dependent protein deacetylase: MTAAAQPDLEATYEAALELLAGRPLVLLTGAGMSTDSGIPDYRGPGSSNRTPMTYQELVSGPAAQQRYWARSHVGWGRMGGAEPNAGHHACARLDPDLLITQNVDGLHEAAGSRRLVALHGRIADVVCLGCRQTTSRLALQARLEAANPGFAQRYADVASRPDGDVDLDDPATYADFVVPACETCGGVLKPDVVFFGENVPKPRVERCYAAVDAVGTAGGALLVVGSSLTVMSGFRFVRHAAKADTPVVIVNRGATRGDDLATYKVEAGCSEFLAELAPAPVGKFTAEAEKLPPL; this comes from the coding sequence GTGACGGCTGCGGCCCAGCCCGACCTCGAGGCCACCTACGAGGCCGCCCTCGAGCTGCTCGCCGGTCGGCCCCTGGTCCTGCTGACCGGTGCCGGGATGTCGACCGACTCCGGCATCCCCGACTACCGCGGCCCGGGCTCGAGCAACCGCACCCCGATGACCTACCAGGAGCTCGTCTCCGGGCCGGCCGCACAGCAGCGCTACTGGGCGCGCTCCCACGTCGGCTGGGGCCGGATGGGCGGTGCCGAGCCCAACGCCGGCCACCACGCCTGCGCCCGGCTCGACCCCGACCTGCTCATCACCCAGAACGTCGACGGCCTGCACGAGGCCGCCGGGTCGCGCCGCCTGGTCGCCCTGCACGGCCGCATCGCCGACGTCGTCTGCCTCGGCTGCCGCCAGACCACCTCGCGGCTCGCGCTCCAGGCCCGGCTCGAGGCCGCCAACCCCGGCTTCGCCCAGCGGTACGCCGATGTCGCGTCACGCCCCGACGGCGACGTCGACCTCGACGACCCCGCGACGTACGCCGACTTCGTGGTGCCGGCGTGCGAGACCTGCGGCGGGGTGCTCAAGCCCGACGTCGTGTTCTTCGGCGAGAACGTCCCCAAGCCCCGCGTCGAGCGCTGCTACGCCGCCGTCGACGCCGTGGGCACGGCCGGCGGCGCGCTGCTCGTCGTCGGCTCCTCGCTGACCGTGATGAGCGGGTTCCGCTTCGTCCGGCACGCCGCCAAGGCCGACACCCCCGTCGTGATCGTCAACCGCGGCGCCACCCGGGGCGACGACCTGGCGACGTACAAGGTCGAGGCGGGGTGCTCGGAGTTCCTGGCGGAATTGGCGCCGGCACCCGTTGGGAAATTCACCGCTGAAGCGGAGAAACTCCCGCCGCTATGA
- a CDS encoding metal-dependent transcriptional regulator, with protein sequence MSDLIDTTEMYLRTVYELVEEGIVPLRARIAERLHQSGPTVSQTVARMERDGLLTVEGDRHLELTDDGRRLATRVMRKHRLAERLLTDVIGLDWELVHEEACRWEHVISETVERRLVELLDHPTESPYGNPIPGLDELGESELGEEFMAGVEPLSKAATGSEAVVLVRRISEEMQKDEALMSALRRVGAMPDKTITAITTDEGVLIGSGGETAEIVPEAAEHIFVKRL encoded by the coding sequence GTGAGCGACCTCATCGACACCACCGAGATGTATCTGCGGACCGTCTACGAGCTCGTCGAGGAAGGCATCGTGCCTCTGCGGGCCCGGATCGCCGAGCGCCTGCACCAGAGCGGCCCGACGGTCTCGCAGACCGTGGCCCGCATGGAGCGCGACGGCCTGCTGACCGTCGAGGGCGACCGCCACCTCGAGCTCACCGACGACGGTCGCCGCCTGGCCACCCGCGTGATGCGCAAGCACCGACTCGCCGAGCGGCTCCTCACCGACGTCATCGGCCTCGACTGGGAGCTCGTCCACGAGGAGGCCTGCCGCTGGGAGCACGTCATCTCCGAGACCGTCGAGCGCCGCCTCGTCGAGCTGCTCGACCACCCCACCGAGTCGCCCTACGGCAACCCCATCCCCGGCCTCGACGAGCTCGGCGAGAGCGAGCTGGGCGAGGAGTTCATGGCCGGCGTCGAGCCCCTCTCGAAGGCCGCGACCGGCAGCGAGGCCGTCGTCCTGGTCCGCCGGATCTCCGAGGAGATGCAGAAGGACGAGGCGCTGATGAGCGCCCTGCGCCGCGTCGGCGCGATGCCCGACAAGACCATCACCGCCATCACCACCGACGAGGGCGTGCTGATCGGCTCCGGCGGCGAGACCGCCGAGATCGTGCCCGAGGCGGCTGAGCACATCTTTGTGAAGCGGCTCTGA
- a CDS encoding cryptochrome/photolyase family protein codes for MTSVMWFRRDLRSADNPALLAALADGPTLPLFVLDPALWDPAGPSRRAYLVASLRALRRDVPVSVLQGDPVRRVVEAAQEVGATSVHIAADFGPHGRERDAAVEQALRDAGVELVRTSSPYAVAPDRVKNGSAQPYKVFTPFSKAWGEHGWRAPAGALPSDARWRHLKETVDLPDVELPEGLELPEAGEAAAIDAWHDFADRLADYDEARNLPGVPGTSRMSHHLKWGEIHPRTILADLGGPRGKGPATYRTEIAWRDFYADVLFQRPDSARDYYRPEFASMQYDDPGADLDAWKEGRTGFPIVDAGMRQLLATGWVHNRLRMIVASFLVKDLHVEWQHGARHFMHWLVDGDLASNQHGWQWTAGSGTDASPYFRVFNPTSQGRKFDPAADYIKRWVPELADVADPHEPSADDRDRVGYPAPIVDHQAERREALDRYEAIKS; via the coding sequence ATGACGTCCGTGATGTGGTTCCGCCGCGACCTGCGCAGCGCCGACAACCCGGCGCTCCTCGCGGCCCTCGCCGACGGGCCGACCCTGCCGCTGTTCGTCCTCGACCCGGCCCTGTGGGACCCCGCCGGGCCGTCGCGCCGCGCCTACCTCGTCGCGAGCCTGCGCGCGCTGCGGCGCGACGTCCCGGTCTCGGTCCTCCAGGGCGATCCCGTACGCCGCGTGGTCGAGGCCGCGCAGGAGGTCGGCGCCACCAGCGTCCACATCGCCGCCGACTTCGGCCCGCACGGCCGCGAGCGCGACGCCGCCGTCGAGCAGGCGCTGCGCGACGCCGGCGTCGAGCTGGTCCGCACGAGCTCGCCGTACGCCGTCGCTCCCGACCGGGTCAAGAACGGCAGCGCCCAGCCCTACAAGGTCTTCACGCCGTTCTCGAAGGCCTGGGGCGAGCACGGGTGGCGCGCGCCGGCGGGCGCGCTGCCGTCCGACGCGCGCTGGCGCCACCTCAAGGAGACCGTCGACCTGCCCGACGTCGAGCTGCCCGAGGGCCTCGAGCTGCCCGAGGCCGGCGAGGCCGCGGCGATCGACGCCTGGCACGACTTTGCCGACCGGCTCGCCGACTACGACGAGGCCCGCAACCTGCCCGGCGTACCGGGCACCTCGCGGATGAGCCACCACCTGAAGTGGGGCGAGATCCACCCGCGCACGATCCTCGCGGACCTCGGCGGCCCCCGGGGCAAGGGCCCGGCGACCTATCGCACCGAGATCGCCTGGCGCGACTTCTACGCCGACGTCCTCTTCCAGCGCCCCGACTCCGCCCGCGACTACTACCGGCCCGAGTTCGCCTCCATGCAGTACGACGACCCGGGCGCCGACCTCGACGCCTGGAAGGAGGGGCGCACCGGCTTCCCGATCGTCGACGCCGGGATGCGTCAGCTCCTGGCCACCGGGTGGGTGCACAACCGGCTGCGGATGATCGTGGCCAGCTTCCTGGTCAAGGACCTCCACGTCGAGTGGCAGCACGGCGCGAGGCACTTCATGCACTGGCTCGTCGACGGCGACCTCGCCTCCAACCAGCACGGCTGGCAGTGGACCGCCGGCAGCGGCACCGACGCCTCGCCCTACTTCCGCGTCTTCAACCCCACCAGCCAGGGGCGCAAGTTCGACCCGGCCGCCGACTACATCAAGCGGTGGGTCCCCGAGCTCGCCGACGTCGCCGACCCCCACGAGCCCAGCGCCGACGACCGCGACCGCGTCGGCTACCCCGCCCCCATCGTCGACCACCAGGCCGAGCGCCGGGAGGCCCTCGACCGCTATGAGGCCATCAAGTCCTGA
- a CDS encoding glycoside hydrolase family 13 protein has protein sequence MSAREWWRDAVVYQVYVRSFASSGERGGGPGVGDLPGITSRLPYLRDLGVDAVWITPFYTSPQHDHGYDVADYRDVDRLFGTLDDADRLLATAHELGLRLIVDLVPNHTSSDHVWFQAALAAAPGSPERARYLFRDGKDGAEGPGSEPPNNWQSVFGGPAWTRVIDDGRPGQWYLHLFDSSQPDLDWRNPEIGDMFESVLRFWLDRGVDGFRVDVAHGLLKVESLPDQQQVLPPPGPDSPPASMVERTQDDEPMWDQPEVHDVYRRWHRVLAEYSTDGAAGADRMAVAEAWTRTPESMARYVRPDELQQAFNFGWLLAPWSATSFGDVVTGTFAALDPVGATPTWVLSNHDVVRHVTRYGGGAQGLARARAATLTMLGLPGSSYLFQGEELGLEEVDVAPQDRQDPSWFRTGEVGRDGCRVPVPWSGDAPPYGFGPGDTQPWIPQPTDWAPLTVAAQTGVDGSTLELYRAALTARRGLPPATSVEVHVDGDVLLIERGEVTIALNCGTADTTLPAGDVLLASGPCGDTLPPDTAVWVRRR, from the coding sequence GTGAGCGCCCGCGAGTGGTGGCGCGACGCCGTCGTCTACCAGGTCTACGTGCGCAGCTTCGCCTCGTCCGGCGAGCGCGGCGGCGGGCCTGGCGTCGGCGACCTGCCCGGCATCACCAGCCGCCTGCCCTACCTGCGCGACCTCGGGGTCGACGCGGTGTGGATCACGCCGTTCTACACCTCGCCGCAGCACGACCACGGCTACGACGTCGCCGACTACCGCGACGTCGACCGGCTGTTCGGCACCCTCGACGACGCGGACCGCCTCCTCGCCACCGCCCACGAGCTGGGGCTCAGGCTGATCGTCGACCTGGTGCCCAACCACACCTCGAGCGACCACGTGTGGTTCCAGGCCGCCCTGGCCGCGGCGCCGGGCAGCCCCGAGCGCGCCCGCTACCTGTTCCGTGACGGCAAGGACGGCGCCGAGGGGCCGGGCAGCGAGCCGCCCAACAACTGGCAGTCGGTGTTCGGCGGACCCGCCTGGACCCGCGTGATCGACGACGGCCGGCCGGGCCAGTGGTACCTCCACCTCTTCGACTCCTCCCAGCCCGACCTCGACTGGCGCAACCCCGAGATCGGCGACATGTTCGAGTCGGTGCTGCGGTTCTGGCTCGACCGTGGGGTCGACGGGTTCCGGGTCGACGTCGCCCACGGGCTGCTCAAGGTCGAGTCGCTGCCCGACCAACAGCAGGTGCTGCCGCCGCCCGGGCCGGACTCCCCGCCGGCCAGCATGGTCGAGCGCACCCAGGACGACGAGCCGATGTGGGACCAGCCCGAGGTCCACGACGTCTACCGACGCTGGCACCGCGTGCTCGCCGAGTACTCCACCGACGGGGCAGCCGGGGCCGACCGGATGGCGGTGGCCGAGGCCTGGACCCGCACCCCGGAGTCCATGGCGCGCTACGTGCGGCCCGACGAGCTGCAGCAGGCGTTCAACTTCGGCTGGCTGCTCGCCCCCTGGTCGGCGACGTCGTTCGGCGACGTCGTGACCGGCACGTTCGCCGCGCTCGACCCGGTCGGCGCCACCCCGACCTGGGTGCTCAGCAACCACGACGTCGTGCGCCACGTCACCCGGTACGGCGGTGGCGCGCAAGGCCTGGCCCGGGCGCGGGCCGCGACCCTGACCATGCTGGGCCTGCCGGGCTCGTCGTACCTGTTCCAGGGCGAGGAGCTCGGCCTCGAGGAGGTCGACGTCGCGCCACAGGACCGGCAGGACCCGTCCTGGTTCCGCACCGGCGAGGTCGGCCGCGACGGCTGTCGGGTGCCCGTGCCGTGGTCGGGCGACGCGCCGCCGTACGGCTTCGGTCCGGGCGACACCCAGCCCTGGATCCCGCAGCCCACCGACTGGGCGCCGCTCACCGTCGCGGCGCAGACGGGGGTCGACGGCTCGACGCTCGAGCTCTACCGCGCGGCGCTGACCGCCCGCCGCGGGCTGCCGCCGGCCACGTCGGTGGAGGTGCACGTCGACGGCGACGTGCTGCTGATCGAGCGGGGCGAGGTCACCATCGCCCTCAACTGCGGGACCGCTGACACCACCCTGCCCGCCGGTGACGTGCTGCTGGCCAGCGGACCCTGCGGCGACACGCTGCCACCGGACACGGCGGTGTGGGTCAGACGGCGTTGA
- a CDS encoding MarR family winged helix-turn-helix transcriptional regulator, producing the protein MSRTDTLRDLETEVGVLIRRVRRVIGDRARLVHPDLQPASYLILTTIAQGEPVRASAISELFDVDKGAVSRQVKHLVELGLLTHAKDPADARATLLSVTDEGHTRLADVVEHRQKQLGEKLSEWSDDELTSFVSELGRYNAALNAV; encoded by the coding sequence ATGAGTCGGACCGACACGTTGCGTGACCTCGAGACCGAGGTGGGCGTGCTCATCCGACGCGTACGCCGGGTGATCGGCGACCGCGCCCGCCTGGTCCACCCCGACCTGCAGCCCGCGTCCTACCTCATCCTCACCACGATCGCCCAGGGCGAGCCCGTGCGCGCCTCGGCGATCTCCGAGCTGTTCGACGTCGACAAGGGTGCGGTGAGCCGTCAGGTCAAGCACCTCGTCGAGCTCGGCCTGCTGACCCACGCCAAGGACCCCGCCGACGCCCGCGCCACGCTGCTGTCGGTCACCGACGAGGGCCACACCCGGCTGGCCGACGTCGTCGAGCACCGACAGAAGCAGCTCGGCGAGAAGCTCTCGGAGTGGTCCGATGACGAGCTGACGTCGTTCGTGTCCGAGCTGGGTCGTTACAACGCGGCGCTCAACGCCGTCTGA
- a CDS encoding MDR family MFS transporter, which yields MTESHQPAVQMTHREILEALSGLLLAMFVAMLSSTVVTNALPRIVTDLNGSQSGYTWVVVATLLAMTATTPIWGKLSDLFSKKLLVQSALVIYTIGSLIAAFAPSMGVLIGGRVVQGLGVGGLTALVQVVIASMVSPRERGRYSGYIGAVFGLATVSGPLIGGLVVDSPLGWRGCFFVGMPFALAAFFVLQRKLHLPVVKREVHIDFLGATLIIGGVSLLLIWVSLAGSSFAWASTTTAILVTAGVLTIAAALYVEAKVAIEPVIPLRLFRDRTTALATTASVMVGIAMFGATVYLSQYFQLARGMSPTEAGLMSIAMVGGLLVSSIVSGRIISATGVWKRWLVGGLVFVVVGLALLGTIDADTPLVVVALFMALVGIGLGATMQNLVLAVQNNTKLEDMGAASSVVAFFRSLGGSIGVSALGAVLSTQVADKVRSGLSAMGITETSHQSSSIPDLKALPAPVRDLYEHAFGTAIGHIFLISVPFAILALVSVLFIKEVPLRTTVDDRDELVGEPVETGATVPVPAAKLR from the coding sequence GTGACCGAGTCCCACCAGCCCGCCGTACAGATGACGCACCGCGAGATCCTCGAGGCCCTGAGCGGGCTGCTGCTCGCGATGTTCGTCGCGATGCTCTCGAGCACCGTGGTCACTAACGCGTTGCCGCGGATCGTGACCGACCTCAACGGGTCGCAGTCGGGCTACACGTGGGTGGTCGTCGCGACGCTGCTGGCCATGACGGCGACCACGCCGATCTGGGGCAAGCTGTCCGACCTGTTCAGCAAGAAGCTCCTGGTGCAGAGCGCGCTGGTGATCTACACGATCGGGTCGCTGATCGCCGCGTTCGCCCCGAGCATGGGCGTCCTCATCGGCGGTCGTGTCGTCCAGGGCCTCGGCGTCGGCGGCCTCACCGCGCTGGTCCAGGTCGTCATCGCCTCGATGGTCTCCCCGCGCGAGCGCGGCCGCTACTCCGGCTACATCGGCGCTGTCTTCGGCCTCGCGACCGTCTCCGGCCCGCTCATCGGCGGACTCGTCGTCGACAGCCCGCTCGGCTGGCGCGGCTGCTTCTTCGTCGGGATGCCGTTCGCCCTGGCCGCGTTCTTCGTCCTGCAGCGCAAGCTGCACCTGCCGGTCGTCAAGCGCGAGGTGCACATCGACTTCCTCGGCGCGACGCTCATCATCGGTGGCGTCAGCCTGCTGCTCATCTGGGTCTCCCTCGCCGGCTCCTCGTTCGCCTGGGCCTCCACCACGACCGCGATCCTGGTCACCGCCGGCGTGCTCACCATCGCCGCCGCGCTGTACGTCGAGGCGAAGGTCGCCATCGAGCCCGTCATCCCGCTGCGCCTCTTCCGCGACCGCACCACCGCCCTGGCCACCACCGCCTCGGTCATGGTCGGCATCGCGATGTTCGGCGCCACCGTCTACCTCAGCCAGTACTTCCAGCTCGCCCGGGGGATGAGCCCGACCGAGGCCGGCCTGATGTCGATCGCCATGGTCGGCGGACTCCTGGTCTCGAGCATCGTCAGCGGTCGGATCATCAGCGCCACCGGCGTGTGGAAGCGCTGGCTCGTCGGCGGCCTCGTGTTCGTCGTGGTCGGCCTCGCGCTCCTCGGCACGATCGACGCCGACACCCCGCTCGTCGTCGTCGCCCTCTTCATGGCCCTGGTCGGCATCGGCCTGGGCGCCACGATGCAGAACCTCGTCCTGGCGGTCCAGAACAACACCAAGCTCGAGGACATGGGTGCCGCCAGCTCGGTCGTGGCGTTCTTCCGCTCGCTCGGCGGGTCGATCGGCGTCTCGGCGCTGGGCGCCGTGCTGTCCACCCAGGTGGCCGACAAGGTGCGCTCCGGCCTGTCCGCGATGGGCATCACCGAGACCAGCCACCAGAGCAGCTCGATCCCCGACCTCAAGGCGCTGCCGGCCCCGGTCCGCGACCTCTACGAGCACGCGTTCGGCACAGCCATCGGACACATCTTCCTGATCTCCGTGCCGTTTGCGATCCTTGCCCTCGTGTCTGTGCTCTTCATCAAGGAGGTCCCCCTGCGGACCACCGTCGACGACCGTGACGAGCTCGTGGGCGAGCCCGTCGAGACCGGGGCGACCGTGCCCGTCCCGGCGGCGAAGCTGCGATGA
- a CDS encoding helix-turn-helix domain-containing protein: MPAASPSTSAEQRADLERLGARLRERRKALGVTAVACAEAAGVSRVTLHRIETGNPSVTIGAYANVAASLGLHLVVPILEGPGTGRAAERTPVQVGDYPGLRALAWQTDAGTTITESEALNLYERGWRHLDQQSLTDRERAFIQHLADTYSHGSLLV; encoded by the coding sequence ATGCCCGCAGCGAGTCCCTCCACCAGCGCCGAGCAGAGAGCGGACCTCGAACGACTCGGGGCGCGCCTGCGCGAGCGCCGCAAGGCCCTGGGGGTCACCGCGGTGGCGTGCGCCGAGGCCGCCGGCGTATCGCGGGTCACGTTGCACCGCATCGAGACGGGCAATCCGTCCGTCACGATCGGCGCCTACGCCAACGTCGCAGCCTCCTTGGGGCTTCATCTGGTGGTGCCGATCCTCGAAGGACCTGGCACTGGCCGAGCCGCTGAGCGGACCCCCGTCCAGGTCGGTGACTATCCGGGCCTCCGCGCGCTGGCCTGGCAGACGGACGCAGGGACGACCATCACTGAGTCCGAGGCCCTCAATCTCTACGAACGCGGGTGGCGTCACCTTGATCAGCAGAGCTTGACCGACCGCGAGAGAGCCTTCATCCAGCACCTTGCTGACACCTACAGCCACGGGTCGCTCCTTGTTTAG
- a CDS encoding nucleotidyl transferase AbiEii/AbiGii toxin family protein, with product MAEVLSKLDAPLLAAHDCWFGGGTAIVLAHDEYRESVDIDFLVSDPQSYRALRELVRDKGLRGLARQDLDVTRAPLIDGYGIRTAVLVAGVPIKLGIILEARIDLDAPPPGGEICGVRALTRTDQVASKLLANDDRWADTSTFSRDLIDLSMMRPDTVTLEAGARKAVDAYGRSIGESLFKAIESLRERPQRLEEIVRALKMDAPRAAVWQAVRDLAATCEKVDGLDPAAFRAS from the coding sequence GTGGCCGAGGTGCTGTCGAAGTTGGACGCACCCCTCTTGGCCGCGCACGACTGCTGGTTCGGGGGTGGCACCGCGATCGTTCTCGCCCATGACGAGTACCGGGAGTCGGTGGACATCGACTTCCTCGTCTCTGATCCGCAGTCGTACCGGGCGCTACGAGAACTCGTGCGGGACAAGGGCCTGCGAGGTCTGGCCAGACAAGACCTCGACGTGACACGAGCTCCCCTGATCGATGGGTACGGCATCAGGACAGCGGTCCTCGTGGCTGGCGTCCCCATCAAGCTCGGGATCATCCTCGAGGCCAGGATCGACCTCGATGCTCCGCCCCCCGGCGGGGAGATCTGCGGTGTTCGTGCACTGACCAGGACTGATCAGGTCGCCAGCAAGCTTCTCGCCAACGACGACCGCTGGGCCGACACCTCCACCTTCAGCCGTGACCTCATCGACCTGTCCATGATGAGACCGGACACCGTCACCCTCGAAGCCGGCGCACGCAAGGCAGTGGACGCATACGGCAGGTCGATCGGTGAAAGCCTGTTCAAGGCGATCGAGAGTCTGCGTGAGCGCCCGCAGCGGCTCGAGGAGATCGTTCGCGCCCTCAAGATGGATGCACCGCGAGCGGCGGTGTGGCAGGCCGTTCGCGACCTGGCGGCGACGTGCGAGAAGGTCGATGGCCTCGACCCGGCTGCGTTCCGCGCGAGCTGA
- a CDS encoding ABC transporter ATP-binding protein — MSEQTPQQAPQQARKPKQVTEFKATERIEAPGGGPGRGPMGGGMVAQKAMDFGPSARRVLRRMAPDRWPALLVVVISVASVAMMAVGPLFLGRATDLVFNGFIGRQFPAGTPEADLPDAVQGQDVVPGAGVDFDAVGRVLLLVLAIYVGASVLSWLAGYVLNGVVQRTVRRMRQDVEDKINRLPLGYFDRSPRGELLSRVTNDIDNVSTTLQQTMSQLLTSLVSLFAVLGMMFFISPLLALVALISVPVSLLVTRAIMKRSQSQFVAQWRRTGKLNGHIEETFSGHSLVKVFGRQEAVQEEFDRQNAELYDVSFRAQFVSGLIMPVMMFVGNLNYVIVAVIGALRVASGSLSLGDVQAFVQYTRQFTQPLTTVASMVNLLQSGVASAERVFELLDAEEEVEEITASDHADGGSRTLTRGEVAFEHVSFAYTEQPLITDLSLVARPGQTVAIVGPTGAGKTTLVNLVMRFYELDGGRITIDGTDITALPRSVLRGRIGMVLQDTWLFGGTIRDNIAYGRPGATEAEVLEAARATYVDRFVHSLPDGYDTVVDEEGSNLSAGERQLVTIARAFLTDPALLILDEATSSVDTRTELLLQHAMAALRSDRTSFVIAHRLSTIRDADLILVMESGAIVEQGTHAELLAAEGAYARLYQAQFAAAAEPVTPV; from the coding sequence ATGAGCGAGCAGACCCCCCAGCAGGCCCCCCAGCAGGCCCGCAAGCCCAAGCAGGTCACGGAGTTCAAGGCCACCGAGCGGATCGAGGCGCCGGGCGGCGGCCCCGGCCGCGGCCCGATGGGCGGCGGCATGGTCGCCCAGAAGGCCATGGACTTCGGCCCGTCGGCCAGGCGCGTGCTGCGCCGGATGGCGCCCGACCGCTGGCCGGCCCTGCTCGTCGTGGTCATCTCCGTCGCCAGCGTCGCGATGATGGCCGTCGGCCCGCTGTTCCTCGGTCGCGCCACCGACCTCGTCTTCAACGGCTTCATCGGCCGGCAGTTCCCGGCCGGCACCCCCGAGGCCGACCTGCCCGATGCGGTGCAGGGTCAGGACGTCGTACCCGGCGCGGGCGTCGACTTCGACGCCGTCGGCCGGGTGCTGCTGCTGGTGCTCGCGATCTACGTCGGCGCGTCGGTGCTGAGCTGGCTGGCCGGCTACGTGCTCAACGGCGTCGTGCAGCGCACCGTGCGCCGGATGCGCCAGGACGTCGAGGACAAGATCAACCGGCTGCCCCTCGGCTACTTCGACCGCTCACCGCGCGGTGAGCTGCTCAGCCGCGTCACCAACGACATCGACAACGTGTCGACCACGCTGCAGCAGACGATGAGCCAGCTGCTGACCTCGTTGGTCTCGCTGTTCGCGGTGCTCGGGATGATGTTCTTCATCTCGCCGCTGCTCGCGCTGGTGGCGCTGATCAGCGTGCCGGTCTCGCTGCTCGTCACCCGGGCGATCATGAAGCGCTCGCAGAGCCAGTTCGTCGCCCAGTGGCGGCGTACGGGCAAGCTCAACGGCCACATCGAGGAGACCTTCTCCGGCCACTCGCTGGTCAAGGTGTTCGGGCGCCAGGAGGCGGTGCAGGAGGAGTTCGACCGGCAGAACGCCGAGCTCTACGACGTGAGCTTCCGCGCGCAGTTCGTCAGCGGGCTGATCATGCCGGTGATGATGTTCGTCGGGAACCTCAACTACGTCATCGTCGCCGTCATCGGCGCGCTGCGCGTGGCGAGCGGGTCGCTGAGCCTCGGCGACGTCCAGGCGTTCGTGCAGTACACCCGGCAGTTCACCCAGCCCCTGACCACCGTCGCCTCGATGGTCAACCTGCTGCAGTCGGGCGTCGCATCGGCCGAGCGGGTCTTCGAGCTGCTCGACGCCGAGGAGGAGGTCGAGGAGATCACCGCCTCCGACCACGCCGACGGCGGCAGCAGGACGCTGACCCGCGGTGAGGTCGCCTTCGAGCACGTGTCGTTCGCCTACACCGAGCAGCCGCTCATCACCGACCTGTCGCTGGTCGCCCGCCCCGGGCAGACGGTGGCCATCGTCGGCCCGACCGGCGCCGGCAAGACCACCCTGGTCAACCTGGTGATGCGGTTCTACGAGCTCGACGGCGGCCGGATCACCATCGACGGCACCGACATCACCGCGCTGCCGCGCTCGGTGCTGCGCGGGCGCATCGGCATGGTCCTGCAGGACACCTGGCTCTTCGGCGGCACCATCCGCGACAACATCGCCTACGGCCGGCCCGGCGCCACCGAGGCCGAGGTGCTCGAGGCGGCGCGGGCGACGTACGTCGACCGGTTCGTGCACTCGCTGCCCGACGGCTACGACACGGTGGTCGACGAGGAGGGCTCCAACCTGTCGGCGGGGGAGCGGCAGCTGGTCACCATCGCCCGCGCGTTCCTCACCGACCCGGCGCTGCTCATCCTCGACGAGGCGACCTCCTCGGTCGACACCCGCACCGAGCTGCTGCTCCAGCACGCGATGGCCGCGCTGCGCAGCGACCGGACGTCGTTCGTCATCGCCCACCGGCTCTCCACGATCCGCGACGCCGACCTGATCCTGGTGATGGAGTCCGGCGCGATCGTCGAGCAGGGCACCCACGCCGAGCTGCTCGCGGCCGAGGGTGCCTACGCGCGGCTCTACCAGGCGCAGTTCGCGGCGGCGGCCGAGCCGGTCACGCCGGTCTGA